In Chitinophaga nivalis, a single genomic region encodes these proteins:
- a CDS encoding DUF6134 family protein: MSSFFRVCSTLIIAAVLYLPSQAQTNTFEVRIANHAVGTIEASRKINGAAKNIVIKTRIQTILAKITSDINNEYHNNVLSVSKSSRISGKSGEDKQTTTHRNGKDYTIVLNGNRSVISDAVIEECVADLYFAEPKSVSRVFSEAQGRFLALKAVGNGQYELVMPEGKKNIYKYENGTLVQVEVNHTFGKALFVKNDR, encoded by the coding sequence ATGTCCAGTTTTTTCCGTGTATGCTCAACGCTCATCATCGCTGCTGTATTGTACCTGCCGTCGCAGGCACAAACGAATACCTTTGAAGTAAGGATTGCCAACCACGCTGTAGGTACCATTGAAGCCAGCCGTAAAATAAACGGCGCCGCCAAAAACATCGTTATCAAAACGCGTATTCAAACCATCCTGGCCAAAATTACCAGCGACATTAACAATGAATATCATAACAATGTACTGTCTGTGTCCAAATCCAGCCGTATTTCCGGCAAAAGCGGAGAAGACAAGCAAACCACTACGCATCGTAACGGTAAAGACTATACGATTGTTTTAAATGGTAATCGATCTGTTATCAGTGATGCTGTGATAGAAGAGTGTGTGGCCGATCTGTATTTTGCAGAACCAAAATCTGTCAGCCGTGTATTCTCGGAAGCGCAAGGCCGCTTTCTAGCATTAAAAGCCGTGGGGAACGGGCAATATGAACTGGTCATGCCGGAAGGAAAGAAGAATATTTATAAGTATGAAAACGGGACCCTCGTACAGGTAGAAGTGAATCATACTTTCGGGAAAGCCCTGTTTGTTAAAAACGACCGGTAG
- the kynU gene encoding kynureninase: MEYVASLAFAKEKDQQDPLNKFREQFYFPQRKGKDAIYLCGNSLGLQPKNVKAAIEQELADWQQCAVEGYWAAKNPWLYYQQYCSKPLTAILGASQQELTVMNTLTVNLHLMMLSFYRPTKQRFKVLMEAGAFPSDQYAVETQVKFHGLDPENAIIEVSPRVGEHLIRLEDILEIINRESDSLALVLFGGINYYTGQFFDIPAITAAAHHAGAYAGFDLAHVAGNIPVELHNWEVDFAVWCSYKYLNGGPGAVGGAFVHEKHASNSGFLRLGGWWGNEESARFKMEKGFVPKKEAEGWQQSTAQVFNMVSLKASLELFEAAGIGALRTKSIGMTSYLAFLLQQLKGINFQIITPENCNERGAQLSLLFLDKGKEIHQRMTDAGIIVDWREPGVIRVSPAPLYNSYQDVFHFYEIIANIASNA, encoded by the coding sequence ATGGAGTACGTAGCATCGTTAGCATTTGCTAAAGAGAAGGACCAACAGGATCCACTAAATAAATTCAGGGAGCAGTTTTATTTTCCACAACGTAAAGGAAAGGATGCGATTTATTTATGTGGGAATTCCCTTGGATTGCAACCAAAAAATGTAAAAGCAGCCATAGAACAGGAGTTAGCCGATTGGCAGCAGTGTGCAGTGGAAGGTTATTGGGCCGCAAAAAATCCCTGGTTGTATTATCAGCAATATTGCAGTAAGCCGTTGACGGCCATTTTAGGCGCCAGTCAGCAGGAGCTAACGGTGATGAATACACTTACCGTTAATCTTCACCTGATGATGCTGAGTTTTTATCGGCCAACCAAACAGCGGTTTAAAGTGTTAATGGAGGCAGGAGCTTTTCCCAGCGATCAGTATGCAGTAGAAACGCAGGTGAAATTTCACGGACTGGATCCGGAAAATGCAATCATCGAGGTTTCCCCAAGAGTAGGAGAGCATTTGATAAGATTGGAAGATATTTTGGAGATTATTAACAGGGAAAGTGATAGCTTAGCACTTGTTCTATTTGGTGGTATTAATTATTATACAGGACAGTTTTTTGATATACCCGCAATTACTGCAGCAGCACATCATGCTGGCGCTTATGCAGGTTTTGACCTGGCACACGTAGCAGGAAATATACCGGTTGAATTGCACAATTGGGAAGTAGATTTTGCCGTTTGGTGCTCTTATAAGTACCTGAATGGCGGTCCCGGCGCGGTAGGAGGCGCATTTGTGCATGAAAAACATGCCAGCAACAGCGGATTTCTCCGTCTTGGAGGCTGGTGGGGTAACGAAGAGAGTGCACGTTTCAAAATGGAAAAAGGGTTTGTGCCTAAAAAAGAAGCTGAAGGCTGGCAGCAAAGCACCGCTCAGGTGTTTAATATGGTAAGTCTGAAAGCATCCCTGGAATTATTTGAAGCTGCCGGAATCGGCGCTTTACGTACTAAAAGCATCGGAATGACCAGTTATCTGGCGTTCTTGCTGCAGCAGTTAAAAGGCATAAATTTCCAAATAATTACACCAGAAAATTGTAATGAACGTGGCGCTCAGTTATCTTTGCTGTTTTTGGATAAAGGTAAAGAGATACATCAACGAATGACGGATGCCGGTATAATCGTTGACTGGAGAGAGCCCGGAGTTATCAGGGTTTCACCGGCACCTTTGTATAACTCCTATCAGGACGTATTTCATTTTTATGAAATCATAGCTAATATTGCTTCAAACGCTTAA
- a CDS encoding 2-oxoacid:acceptor oxidoreductase subunit alpha, which yields MPNTSIQQLEDVVIKFAGDSGDGMQLTGTQFSNNTALFGNDLSTFPDFPAEIRAPIGTLPGVSGFQLHFSSNRIFTPGDACDVLVAMNAAALKANLKGLKKGGIIIANTDGFDSKNLRLANYPEGVNPLEDGSLTDYQLHTMDVTKMTREALKDMSMGMKEKDRAKNMFVLGFLYWLYDRNMENTETFLKDKFGKKPDILESNLRVLHAGYNFADTVEAFTTRYRVEKARMEPGTYRSITGNTALAYGLVAAAQKSNLPLFLGTYPITPASDILHELSRFKNFGIRTFQAEDEIAGITSAIGASYGGHMGITTTSGPGVALKGEAMGLAVMLEIPLLIIDIQRGGPSTGLPTKTEQSDLLQAYYGRNGECPMPVISASTPADCFEAIFEAFRISVQHMTPVIFLSDGYIANGAEPWRFPKAADLPEIAVKFKTQLDEGEENFLPYLRDENLVRPWAIPGTPGLEHRIGGLEKQNITGNVSYDPENHQLMVKIRQEKVDKIADHIPAQKIELGPEKGKVLVLGWGSTYGAIKSAVLDLLSEGHEVAHAHLRHLRPFPKNLGEILHSYDKVLIPEINNGQLIKIIRDQYLIDAQGYHKIMGVPITKGELITKIKEMLA from the coding sequence ATGCCTAATACTTCGATTCAACAGCTGGAGGATGTAGTGATAAAATTTGCAGGCGACAGTGGAGACGGGATGCAGTTAACAGGTACCCAGTTTTCAAACAATACCGCTTTATTTGGTAATGACCTGAGCACATTCCCCGATTTTCCGGCGGAAATACGTGCCCCGATAGGGACCCTGCCAGGCGTGAGCGGATTTCAGCTTCATTTTTCTTCTAACAGAATATTTACCCCGGGCGATGCCTGTGATGTACTGGTAGCGATGAATGCTGCCGCTTTAAAAGCAAACCTGAAAGGGCTGAAGAAGGGAGGAATCATCATTGCCAATACAGATGGTTTTGATTCCAAAAACCTGCGGCTTGCCAACTATCCGGAAGGGGTAAACCCACTGGAAGACGGCTCACTGACTGATTATCAGCTGCATACCATGGACGTCACCAAAATGACCCGGGAAGCGCTGAAAGATATGAGCATGGGCATGAAGGAGAAAGACCGCGCCAAAAACATGTTCGTGCTGGGCTTCCTGTACTGGTTGTATGACCGTAACATGGAAAACACCGAAACCTTCCTGAAGGATAAATTCGGCAAAAAACCAGATATCCTGGAAAGTAACCTGCGCGTACTGCATGCCGGCTATAACTTCGCCGATACGGTAGAAGCCTTTACCACCCGCTACCGCGTGGAAAAAGCCAGAATGGAACCAGGCACCTATCGCAGCATCACCGGTAATACGGCGCTGGCATACGGACTGGTAGCAGCAGCACAGAAATCCAATTTGCCGCTTTTCCTGGGTACTTACCCAATCACACCGGCATCTGATATCCTGCATGAACTCAGCCGCTTTAAGAACTTCGGTATCCGTACCTTCCAGGCGGAAGATGAAATTGCAGGGATTACTTCTGCCATTGGTGCTTCCTATGGCGGACATATGGGTATTACCACTACTTCCGGCCCCGGCGTAGCCCTGAAAGGCGAAGCCATGGGACTGGCCGTGATGCTCGAAATTCCGTTACTGATCATTGATATTCAGCGTGGTGGCCCTTCTACGGGATTGCCTACCAAAACCGAACAATCGGATCTGTTACAGGCATATTATGGCCGTAACGGCGAATGCCCGATGCCGGTTATTTCGGCTTCCACCCCGGCAGATTGTTTCGAAGCGATCTTTGAAGCTTTCCGGATTTCAGTACAACATATGACACCGGTTATTTTCCTCAGCGACGGATATATTGCCAATGGTGCAGAACCATGGCGCTTCCCTAAAGCAGCTGATTTACCGGAAATTGCGGTGAAATTCAAAACGCAGCTGGATGAAGGAGAGGAAAACTTCCTGCCTTACCTGCGCGATGAAAACCTGGTACGGCCCTGGGCTATACCTGGCACACCCGGCCTGGAACACCGGATCGGTGGCCTGGAAAAACAGAATATCACCGGTAACGTGAGCTATGATCCGGAAAATCACCAGCTCATGGTGAAAATCCGTCAGGAGAAGGTAGATAAGATTGCGGATCATATTCCGGCACAGAAAATAGAACTCGGACCTGAAAAAGGAAAAGTACTGGTACTGGGATGGGGATCTACCTATGGTGCGATAAAAAGCGCTGTACTGGACCTGCTGAGTGAAGGACATGAGGTAGCACACGCACACCTCCGTCACCTGCGTCCTTTCCCGAAAAATCTCGGTGAAATACTGCATAGCTACGACAAGGTATTGATTCCGGAAATCAATAACGGACAACTGATTAAGATTATCCGCGACCAGTACCTGATTGATGCCCAGGGTTATCACAAGATAATGGGGGTACCTATTACCAAAGGTGAACTGATCACAAAAATCAAAGAAATGCTGGCTTAG
- a CDS encoding efflux RND transporter permease subunit yields the protein MQDNLNKEFKPTSWSIDNKVSIYVATIIVALAGILSYINLPKEQFPEVVFPQFYINTIYAGTSPEDMETLVTKPIEKQLNGISGVKKIKSTSMQDFSAITIEFNANEDIEAARQQVREKVDDAKKDLPKDLTQEPQIVKIDVSQIPIMNVNLSGDFDLQTLKRYADDMKDRIEALNEITRVDLVGELEREIQINVDKYKMDAAKISFEDIIGAIQGENITVSGGLVAMDGQKRTLSVKGEYKDPSKIANIIVRGQSGATVYLKDIANVVDGFLEQESFARLRGKNVITLNVIKQSGKNLIDASDKIQEIKADMEANYFPKGLNVTITADQSKSTRVTLHDLINTIIIGFLLVTVILMFFMGAVNAIFVALSVPISMFIAFLLMPMYGFTLNMMVLFSFLLALGIVVDDAIVVIENVHRIFNERKELGIVKAAKIAAGEVFLPVFSGTLTVLAPFVPLLFWPGIIGKFMFFLPVTLITTLGASLIVAYVINPVFAVDFMDRHEGEHHPKPKFDKKFKILTAVFALFALIGYLNGSVGTGNFVVFLYLLILLERFWLGGVARRFQQNFWPRVQERYKRILKWCLIGWRPVWIVVATFGLLVFSIIVTGIRNPKVVFFPEADPNFIYTYIELPNGTDQQYTDSITNIVEQRITKVVGASNPIVESIISNVAKGAGDPSQMDLSTQPQKGKVTVAFVEFGARNNQSTVQYLDKIREAVKGIPGTNITVEQEKGGPPTGKPINIEISGDNFDELTGTSFRLKRYLDSLQIGGVEELKSDFEDNKPEIVVSIDRERANNEGISTRQIGGLLRTALFGFEASKIRDDKDEYKIMVRLNKDQRNNINNLMNLNLVYRDMNMNGQIRQVPLSAVADIHYSNTYAGIKRIDQKRVITLYSNLLTGFNGNEVVQNIQTAIRNFSNPASVTIRMTGEQEDQQETMNFLLMAMLGAFGLILMIMVTQFNSIGRPLVIFMEILFSIIGVFLGFAIFNMSISIVMTGVGIMALAGIVVRNGIVLVEFTDLLVKQKMPVYEAVVEAGKTRMTPVILTAIAAILGLIPLAVGFNIDFATLLSKFEPHIFFGGDNVAFWGPLAWTMVFGLVFATFLTLILVPVMYAMNKRSIDVLDRYNMPRNLKYVPFLVLILKIFMKKEEVRKMHDPAYLSPIPYAFFPENEEEEIAVHNGKADRVSVN from the coding sequence ATGCAAGATAATCTCAATAAAGAATTTAAGCCTACCAGTTGGTCGATCGATAATAAGGTGAGCATTTATGTGGCTACCATTATTGTCGCCCTGGCTGGTATCCTTTCCTATATAAACCTGCCCAAGGAGCAATTCCCGGAGGTAGTGTTTCCGCAGTTCTATATCAATACCATTTACGCCGGTACTTCTCCGGAAGATATGGAAACACTGGTGACCAAACCGATCGAAAAACAACTGAACGGTATTTCCGGTGTGAAGAAGATCAAGAGTACTTCTATGCAGGATTTCTCTGCGATCACCATTGAGTTTAATGCCAATGAAGATATAGAAGCTGCACGGCAGCAGGTGCGTGAAAAAGTGGATGACGCCAAAAAAGACCTGCCCAAAGACCTGACACAGGAACCACAGATCGTTAAGATCGACGTATCGCAGATTCCTATCATGAACGTGAACCTCTCCGGTGATTTCGATTTGCAGACATTAAAACGTTATGCAGATGATATGAAAGACCGTATCGAGGCACTGAATGAAATTACCCGCGTAGACCTGGTAGGGGAGCTGGAAAGAGAGATCCAGATCAACGTGGATAAATATAAAATGGATGCCGCCAAGATCAGCTTTGAAGATATTATCGGTGCTATCCAGGGAGAGAACATCACCGTCTCCGGTGGTCTGGTGGCCATGGATGGACAGAAACGTACCCTCAGTGTAAAAGGCGAATACAAAGATCCTTCAAAGATTGCCAATATTATTGTACGCGGACAATCCGGTGCAACAGTATACCTGAAAGATATTGCCAATGTAGTGGATGGCTTCCTGGAACAGGAAAGTTTTGCCCGGTTACGTGGTAAGAATGTAATCACGCTGAACGTGATTAAACAAAGTGGTAAAAACCTGATTGATGCTTCTGATAAAATTCAGGAAATCAAGGCCGACATGGAGGCGAACTATTTTCCCAAAGGCCTCAATGTTACTATTACCGCAGACCAGTCAAAGTCTACCCGCGTAACGCTGCACGACCTGATCAACACCATTATCATCGGATTCCTGCTGGTAACCGTGATCCTGATGTTCTTTATGGGAGCCGTGAACGCCATCTTTGTCGCACTATCAGTGCCGATTTCCATGTTCATCGCTTTCCTGCTGATGCCGATGTATGGGTTCACCCTCAATATGATGGTGCTCTTCTCCTTCCTGCTGGCACTGGGTATTGTGGTGGATGATGCCATTGTGGTGATAGAAAACGTGCACCGTATCTTTAATGAACGGAAAGAGCTGGGCATTGTAAAAGCAGCCAAGATCGCTGCGGGAGAGGTATTCCTGCCGGTATTCTCCGGTACCCTGACAGTATTGGCGCCGTTTGTGCCTTTGCTGTTCTGGCCTGGCATCATTGGTAAGTTCATGTTCTTCTTACCGGTAACCCTGATTACCACCCTCGGTGCATCCCTGATTGTGGCATATGTCATCAACCCGGTTTTCGCAGTGGATTTCATGGACCGTCATGAAGGAGAACATCATCCGAAACCTAAATTCGACAAGAAATTCAAAATACTCACAGCCGTATTTGCCCTGTTTGCCCTGATCGGGTATCTGAACGGCAGTGTAGGTACCGGTAACTTTGTGGTATTCCTGTATCTGCTCATCCTGCTGGAACGTTTCTGGTTGGGAGGCGTGGCACGCCGCTTCCAGCAAAACTTCTGGCCCCGTGTGCAGGAGCGTTACAAGAGGATATTAAAATGGTGTCTGATTGGCTGGCGCCCGGTGTGGATCGTGGTAGCTACTTTCGGCCTGCTGGTATTCAGCATTATCGTAACCGGTATCCGTAATCCCAAAGTGGTATTCTTCCCGGAAGCAGATCCTAACTTTATCTATACTTATATAGAACTGCCTAACGGTACAGATCAGCAATATACCGACTCCATTACCAATATCGTAGAGCAGCGTATTACCAAAGTAGTAGGCGCCAGCAATCCGATTGTGGAATCTATTATATCCAATGTGGCCAAAGGTGCAGGCGACCCATCGCAGATGGACCTCAGTACGCAGCCACAGAAAGGAAAGGTGACGGTAGCTTTTGTGGAATTTGGTGCAAGAAATAACCAGTCTACCGTACAATACCTGGATAAAATCCGGGAAGCCGTTAAGGGTATCCCTGGTACTAATATCACAGTAGAGCAGGAAAAAGGTGGTCCTCCCACTGGTAAGCCAATCAATATAGAGATCTCCGGCGACAATTTTGACGAGCTGACCGGTACTTCGTTCAGGCTTAAGCGTTACCTCGATTCCCTGCAGATTGGCGGCGTGGAAGAACTGAAAAGTGATTTTGAAGACAACAAGCCGGAAATAGTAGTGAGTATTGACCGCGAAAGAGCCAATAATGAAGGTATTTCTACCCGTCAGATAGGAGGCCTGCTGCGTACTGCATTATTTGGTTTTGAAGCGTCTAAAATCCGCGATGACAAAGATGAGTACAAGATCATGGTGAGATTGAATAAGGATCAACGGAATAACATCAACAACCTGATGAACCTGAACCTGGTATACCGGGATATGAATATGAACGGTCAGATCCGGCAGGTGCCGCTTTCCGCAGTGGCAGATATTCATTACTCCAATACCTATGCGGGTATTAAACGTATCGACCAGAAACGGGTGATCACTTTATACTCCAACTTATTAACCGGGTTTAACGGTAATGAAGTGGTACAGAACATTCAGACGGCGATCCGGAATTTCTCGAACCCGGCTTCTGTTACCATCAGAATGACCGGTGAGCAGGAAGACCAGCAGGAGACGATGAACTTCCTGTTGATGGCGATGCTGGGTGCTTTCGGATTGATCCTGATGATTATGGTGACCCAGTTTAACTCGATTGGTCGTCCGCTGGTAATTTTTATGGAGATCCTGTTCAGTATCATAGGGGTATTCCTGGGCTTTGCCATCTTTAATATGAGTATTTCCATTGTAATGACAGGAGTGGGTATTATGGCCCTGGCGGGAATTGTGGTACGTAACGGTATCGTACTGGTGGAGTTTACTGATCTGCTGGTGAAACAAAAGATGCCGGTATATGAAGCCGTTGTGGAAGCGGGTAAAACGCGTATGACACCGGTAATACTAACGGCCATTGCAGCGATCCTGGGGTTAATTCCGCTGGCAGTAGGGTTTAATATTGACTTTGCGACCCTGTTGAGCAAATTTGAGCCTCATATATTCTTCGGAGGCGATAACGTAGCTTTCTGGGGCCCGCTGGCCTGGACCATGGTGTTCGGATTGGTGTTTGCCACTTTCCTGACCCTCATTCTGGTGCCGGTGATGTATGCCATGAATAAACGCTCGATTGATGTACTGGATAGGTATAATATGCCGCGTAACCTGAAATATGTGCCTTTCCTGGTGTTAATATTGAAAATATTTATGAAGAAGGAAGAGGTGCGGAAAATGCATGATCCGGCATATTTATCACCCATACCATATGCGTTTTTCCCTGAAAATGAAGAAGAAGAAATAGCCGTGCATAATGGGAAAGCGGACAGAGTATCAGTGAATTAA
- a CDS encoding head GIN domain-containing protein, whose translation MKKQIIITYTGLSVGWLVLMLVIFSVIFTGCTKENISGSGRITFTTRSTNSFTDVEISGPFEIHLLQDNKNIVEIRAEDNITDIVETYTSNNKLLVRIKKDVTLRHHQPIHIYVHSNIYQRVIFDGSGSLDNEDTLYTPLFKYELNGNVNTSLQLAASDLSTTLNGNGSIILRGSAFTIYSQINGNGNISGLDLTTQNAYITIRGSGDHSIRVAKELEATILGHGDISYIGNPYKIDTDIRGSGRLIRL comes from the coding sequence ATGAAAAAACAAATCATTATCACATATACCGGTTTAAGCGTTGGATGGCTGGTGTTAATGCTGGTTATATTCAGTGTTATCTTTACCGGTTGTACAAAAGAAAATATCAGCGGCTCCGGGCGTATTACCTTTACGACCCGCAGCACCAATAGTTTCACTGACGTGGAGATCTCAGGGCCTTTTGAAATACATTTATTGCAGGACAACAAAAACATTGTGGAGATCAGGGCAGAAGATAATATTACAGATATTGTGGAAACCTATACCAGTAATAATAAGTTATTGGTCCGGATAAAAAAGGATGTCACCCTCCGTCATCATCAGCCCATTCACATCTATGTACACAGCAATATTTATCAACGGGTCATCTTTGATGGTTCCGGCTCTTTAGATAATGAGGATACCTTATATACACCGCTTTTCAAGTATGAACTGAACGGCAATGTAAATACATCGCTGCAACTGGCTGCATCGGATTTGTCGACCACACTCAACGGCAACGGTAGTATTATCCTGCGTGGAAGTGCTTTTACCATCTATAGTCAGATTAATGGCAACGGCAACATATCAGGATTAGACCTGACCACGCAGAATGCCTACATTACCATCCGTGGATCGGGCGATCATTCCATCCGGGTAGCGAAAGAACTGGAAGCCACTATTCTTGGCCATGGCGACATCAGTTATATTGGCAATCCTTACAAAATAGATACTGACATCAGAGGATCAGGCAGATTGATCCGGCTGTAA
- a CDS encoding 2'-5' RNA ligase family protein translates to MNFERNERPRRPYSSDTNKENDPNKEKGDDKPNVNTEREGGKPDYNTGGQEGRPSYNREGGYRPRDYNRDGGYNRDGGGYDRGGYNGGGGGYDRGGGGGYDRGGSGGYDRSGGGGGYDRGGSGGGGYDRGGGGGGYNRGGGGGGYDRGGSGGGGYDRGGGGGGYNRGGGGGGYDRGGSGGGGYDRGGGGGGYNRGGGGGGYDRGGGGGGYDRGGGGGGYNRGGGGGGYDRGGGGGGYNRGGGGGGYNRGGGGGGYNRGGGNPRQGGRPQRSEPKPDNKIYFIALLPTAEVGKEIIKIKQEFAEQYGPMYALKVLPHITLQVPFTADPALEKAFCDELTEFAKTQAPFEVSLKGFGTFPNKQNRVLFINVEKSETMSAMHRQLINFLRKEFGFSTMLARTGFTPHVTVAFKDLEDDQFNKAWPEYENKEYEATFKVNNLYFLRHNGKSWEVLQKCKLGGA, encoded by the coding sequence ATGAATTTTGAGAGAAACGAACGCCCCCGCAGGCCTTACTCTTCTGACACCAACAAAGAGAATGATCCCAATAAGGAGAAAGGCGACGACAAACCCAACGTAAATACTGAGCGGGAAGGCGGAAAGCCCGACTACAACACTGGAGGCCAGGAAGGTCGTCCAAGTTACAATCGAGAAGGCGGATATCGTCCGCGTGATTACAATCGTGATGGTGGATATAACCGCGATGGTGGCGGTTATGATCGCGGTGGCTACAATGGCGGCGGCGGTGGTTATGATCGCGGCGGTGGCGGCGGTTACGATCGCGGCGGCAGCGGTGGTTATGATCGCAGTGGCGGTGGCGGCGGTTACGATCGCGGTGGCAGCGGCGGTGGTGGTTACGATCGCGGCGGTGGCGGCGGTGGTTACAATCGCGGCGGTGGCGGCGGTGGTTATGATCGCGGCGGCAGCGGCGGTGGTGGTTACGATCGCGGCGGTGGCGGCGGTGGTTACAATCGCGGCGGTGGCGGCGGTGGTTATGATCGTGGCGGCAGCGGCGGTGGTGGTTACGATCGCGGCGGTGGCGGCGGTGGTTACAATCGCGGCGGTGGCGGCGGTGGTTACGATCGCGGCGGCGGCGGTGGTGGTTACGATCGCGGCGGTGGCGGCGGTGGTTACAATCGCGGCGGCGGCGGTGGTGGTTACGATCGCGGCGGTGGCGGCGGTGGTTACAATCGCGGCGGCGGCGGTGGTGGTTACAATCGCGGCGGTGGCGGCGGTGGTTACAATCGTGGTGGCGGAAACCCAAGACAGGGTGGAAGACCTCAACGCTCCGAACCAAAACCAGATAATAAAATCTACTTTATTGCCTTATTACCCACTGCTGAAGTAGGTAAGGAAATCATAAAAATCAAACAGGAATTTGCAGAGCAATACGGTCCGATGTACGCACTGAAAGTATTACCGCACATCACGCTGCAGGTACCTTTCACTGCTGATCCGGCACTGGAAAAAGCTTTCTGCGATGAACTCACAGAGTTTGCCAAAACACAGGCTCCTTTTGAAGTATCACTCAAAGGCTTCGGTACTTTCCCGAATAAACAGAACCGTGTACTGTTCATCAACGTGGAAAAAAGTGAAACCATGTCTGCTATGCACCGTCAGCTGATCAACTTCCTGCGTAAGGAGTTTGGCTTCAGTACCATGCTGGCACGTACAGGCTTCACCCCACACGTAACAGTGGCGTTCAAAGACCTGGAAGATGATCAGTTCAACAAAGCATGGCCCGAATATGAGAACAAGGAGTATGAGGCTACCTTCAAGGTAAACAACCTGTACTTCCTCCGTCACAACGGTAAATCATGGGAAGTGCTGCAGAAATGCAAATTAGGTGGTGCCTGA
- a CDS encoding Bax inhibitor-1/YccA family protein has product MALFQSNNPVLKEDVFNKAPYATGDAMTIRGTVNKMSFLLIMLMAASVFSWGQYYRGSAVLPLVIGGAIGGFILALVIIFKKEWSPYLAPAYAIAEGLFLGAISAMYESQWHGIVLQAVGLTFGTFIAMLVLYRTGVIRATERFKSIIITATAGIAFFYLIAIVLRLFNIDMPFIHSSGTFGIIFSLVVVGVAALNLILDFDMIEQGAAHGAPKYYEWYASFGLMVTLVWLYLEILRLLSKLNRR; this is encoded by the coding sequence ATGGCATTATTTCAATCGAATAACCCTGTACTTAAAGAAGACGTATTTAATAAAGCTCCCTACGCTACCGGCGATGCGATGACCATCCGGGGCACTGTGAACAAAATGTCCTTTTTATTAATCATGCTGATGGCAGCATCCGTGTTTTCCTGGGGCCAGTACTACAGAGGTAGTGCCGTACTCCCGCTGGTAATCGGTGGCGCTATTGGTGGCTTTATATTGGCGCTGGTAATTATTTTCAAAAAAGAATGGTCTCCTTACCTGGCACCAGCCTACGCTATTGCGGAAGGTTTGTTCCTTGGCGCCATCTCCGCTATGTACGAAAGTCAGTGGCATGGTATTGTGTTACAGGCGGTAGGTCTTACTTTCGGTACTTTCATCGCGATGCTGGTGTTATACCGTACGGGAGTGATCCGCGCTACAGAACGTTTTAAATCCATTATTATCACAGCTACTGCGGGTATTGCATTCTTCTACCTGATAGCCATCGTACTGCGCCTGTTTAATATTGATATGCCATTTATTCACAGCAGTGGTACTTTCGGTATTATCTTTTCCCTGGTGGTAGTAGGTGTAGCCGCTTTAAACCTGATCCTGGATTTCGACATGATAGAACAGGGTGCTGCGCACGGTGCTCCTAAGTATTACGAGTGGTATGCATCTTTCGGATTAATGGTGACACTGGTGTGGTTGTATCTCGAGATCCTGCGGCTGTTAAGTAAATTAAACAGAAGATAA